In Oncorhynchus clarkii lewisi isolate Uvic-CL-2024 chromosome 2, UVic_Ocla_1.0, whole genome shotgun sequence, one DNA window encodes the following:
- the LOC139376626 gene encoding ferritin, heavy subunit-like: MTSQVRQNFHQECEAAINRQINLELYASYVYLSMGYYFDRDDKSLPNFSKFFLTQSKEEKEHAEKLMSQQNQRGGRIFLQDIRKPDRDEWGSGLEALECALQLEKSVNQSLLDLHKVAVEHNDPHMCDFIETHYLDEQVKSIKELSDWVTNLRRMGAPQNGMAEYLFDKHTLGKE; this comes from the exons ATGACATCCCAGGTGCGACAGAACTTCCACCAGGAATGTGAGGCTGCCATCAACAGGCAGATCAACCTGGAACTGTATGCTTCTTATGTATACCTGTCTATG GGCTACTACTTTGACAGAGACGACAAATCCCTGCCCAATTTTTCCAAGTTCTTCCTGACTCAGTCCAAGGAGGAGAAGGAGCATGCTGAGAAACTGATGAGTCAACAGAACCAGAGAGGAGGACGCATCTTTCTCCAGGACATCAGG AAACCTGACAGAGATGAGTGGGGCAGTGGGTTGGAGGCCTTGGAGTGTGCCCTACAGCTGGAGAAGAGTGTCAACCAGTCTCTGCTGGACCTGCACAAAGTAGCCGTAGAGCACAATGACCCGCAC ATGTGTGACTTCATAGAGACCCACTATCTGGATGAGCAGGTCAAGTCTATCAAGGAGCTGAGTGACTGGGTCACCAACCTGCGTCGCATGGGTGCCCCTCAGAACGGCATGGCAGAGTACCTCTTCGACAAACACACCCTGGGGAAGGAGTAG